Proteins from a genomic interval of Verrucomicrobiota bacterium:
- a CDS encoding class I SAM-dependent methyltransferase, protein MAVERLDSRHSEDLMQVALHNARYKFVLGLVSGASSVLEIGIGCGGLLVQLIPTCGTVTGVDFDPETVASGQAEFGSKARILQADAKALPFPDASFSHVVCLEVLEHLGDYRAGIEEIHRCLKPGGVVIVSVPWRRTGGTNPGNVYHLYEPGERELVAAFGDVFGEVKTHYQYYEETWLMTFARRMHLRRLLGFARRYEKLVTGHPEELAHLRLSTRPAGMIMNLIIVAHKTR, encoded by the coding sequence ATGGCCGTTGAACGACTTGATTCGAGACATTCGGAAGATTTAATGCAGGTTGCGCTCCACAATGCGCGCTATAAGTTTGTTTTGGGATTAGTGAGCGGCGCCTCATCGGTGCTGGAAATTGGCATTGGATGTGGCGGTTTGCTGGTACAATTGATCCCCACTTGTGGCACGGTGACCGGCGTGGATTTTGACCCGGAAACAGTGGCGTCCGGACAGGCGGAATTTGGCTCGAAAGCCAGGATACTACAAGCCGACGCCAAGGCGCTGCCATTTCCCGACGCCAGTTTTTCACATGTCGTTTGCTTGGAAGTCCTGGAACATCTCGGCGACTATCGGGCTGGGATCGAGGAGATTCATCGCTGCCTCAAACCGGGTGGCGTAGTCATCGTTTCAGTACCGTGGCGGCGCACGGGGGGGACCAACCCTGGTAATGTGTATCACCTGTATGAACCGGGCGAAAGGGAGTTGGTGGCGGCGTTTGGGGACGTGTTTGGAGAAGTGAAAACCCATTACCAATATTATGAGGAAACTTGGTTAATGACCTTTGCGAGGCGGATGCACTTGCGCCGGCTTCTTGGATTCGCCCGGCGCTATGAGAAGCTGGTTACCGGACACCCGGAAGAACTCGCGCATCTGCGGTTGAGTACCCGGCCGGCAGGGATGATCATGAATCTGATCATCGTGGCACACAAAACCCGGTGA
- the rfbB gene encoding dTDP-glucose 4,6-dehydratase, translated as MNLLITGGAGFIGSNLIHHIIQRTEIQKLVNLDCLTYAGHPANLESVARHPKYVFEKVDLRDKPAVVAVVRQHAITQVMHLAAESHVDRSISGPGDFIHTNIVGTFNLLEACRDAWNGQWAGKRFHHVSTDEVFGSLGATGHFIETTPYAPNSPYSASKAASDMLVRAYYHTYGLPGVITNCSNNYGPYQFPEKLIPVVIQSVLTRKAIPVYGDGMNVRDWLYVRDHAEALWQVLNRGRDGETYNIGGHNEWPNIRIVELICDLVDEFAPQLGGQSRKLITFVKDRLGHDRRYAIDASKIERELGWTPAYTFERGIRETVKWYLDNQAWVDQVKASH; from the coding sequence ATGAACCTGCTTATCACCGGCGGGGCCGGTTTTATCGGCTCCAATCTGATTCATCACATCATCCAGCGAACGGAAATCCAGAAGCTGGTCAATTTGGATTGCCTTACCTACGCCGGGCATCCGGCCAACCTCGAGTCGGTGGCGCGCCATCCAAAGTATGTGTTTGAAAAAGTGGATTTGCGCGATAAGCCAGCGGTGGTGGCCGTGGTGCGCCAGCACGCCATCACGCAGGTGATGCATTTGGCGGCGGAATCGCATGTGGATCGTAGCATCAGCGGTCCCGGTGATTTCATCCACACAAACATCGTTGGTACGTTCAATTTGCTGGAGGCGTGTCGCGACGCTTGGAACGGGCAGTGGGCTGGCAAACGCTTTCATCACGTTTCCACCGATGAAGTATTTGGCAGCCTGGGTGCCACCGGCCATTTTATTGAGACCACGCCGTATGCGCCCAACTCGCCGTATTCGGCCAGCAAAGCTGCCAGCGACATGCTGGTGCGCGCCTACTATCACACCTACGGGTTGCCCGGGGTAATCACCAATTGCTCCAATAATTATGGGCCCTACCAATTTCCAGAGAAACTCATTCCAGTGGTGATTCAGAGTGTACTGACCCGCAAAGCCATCCCGGTGTATGGCGACGGCATGAATGTGCGGGACTGGTTGTATGTGCGGGATCATGCCGAGGCGCTCTGGCAGGTATTGAACCGAGGCCGCGATGGGGAAACGTACAACATCGGCGGCCATAATGAATGGCCCAATATTCGCATCGTGGAATTAATCTGCGATTTGGTGGACGAATTTGCCCCGCAGCTTGGCGGACAATCACGCAAGCTGATTACATTTGTGAAAGACCGTTTGGGCCACGATCGCCGCTACGCCATTGACGCCTCCAAGATCGAACGGGAACTGGGTTGGACGCCGGCATACACCTTCGAGCGCGGCATCCGGGAAACGGTCAAATGGTACCTCGACAACCAAGCCTGGGTGGACCAAGTGAAGGCCAGCCATTAA
- a CDS encoding PmoA family protein: protein MNKLANMLLLMSVWSMASQAADPIPDDLIWQRDPGAVALLKGQQVVWRFAYGTNEAKPCFHPLKLPNGPTLTEYRPADHPWHRALWFSWKYINGVNYWEEDAKTGVAEGLTEWQGTHIEARLDYSALLTLNLTYRPANGKPIMMERREILVRPPQADGGYSMDWTLTFTAGDTDLKLDRTPLPGEPDGKPHGGYAGLSVRFANALSDARATSTTEPVEFKADRYRGKATAMDYSGVIENQEAGIAILDHPNNLNAPTPWYVINSKIMKYYSPAVVCYQPHILKAGTRMTLRYRVFVHPGRWDAARLETEYNRYK, encoded by the coding sequence ATGAACAAGTTAGCAAACATGCTATTACTGATGAGCGTCTGGAGCATGGCCAGCCAGGCCGCTGATCCGATCCCTGACGATCTGATCTGGCAGCGTGATCCCGGTGCGGTGGCGCTGCTCAAAGGGCAGCAAGTGGTCTGGCGCTTCGCGTATGGAACGAACGAGGCCAAACCGTGCTTTCATCCGCTAAAGCTACCCAACGGCCCCACCCTGACCGAGTACCGGCCCGCGGACCATCCCTGGCACCGGGCGTTGTGGTTTTCCTGGAAGTACATCAACGGGGTCAATTACTGGGAAGAGGACGCCAAAACCGGTGTGGCGGAAGGACTGACCGAATGGCAAGGCACGCACATCGAGGCCCGCTTGGATTACTCGGCCCTGCTCACCTTGAATCTCACCTACCGCCCCGCCAATGGCAAACCTATCATGATGGAGCGACGTGAAATCCTAGTGCGACCACCTCAGGCGGATGGCGGCTACTCCATGGATTGGACGCTCACATTCACCGCCGGCGATACGGATCTCAAGCTGGATCGGACTCCGCTGCCCGGCGAACCGGACGGCAAACCGCACGGCGGCTACGCCGGATTATCCGTGCGCTTTGCCAACGCCCTCTCCGACGCTCGGGCCACCAGCACGACGGAACCCGTCGAGTTCAAAGCGGACCGTTATCGCGGCAAAGCCACGGCGATGGATTATTCCGGGGTGATCGAAAACCAGGAGGCGGGTATTGCCATCTTGGATCATCCAAACAACCTGAACGCACCCACTCCTTGGTATGTGATTAACAGTAAAATCATGAAATACTACAGTCCGGCGGTAGTGTGCTACCAGCCTCATATCTTGAAGGCTGGCACCCGCATGACCCTGCGTTACCGGGTTTTTGTGCATCCAGGCCGCTGGGATGCCGCCCGGCTGGAAACTGAATACAATCGTTATAAATAA
- the rfbC gene encoding dTDP-4-dehydrorhamnose 3,5-epimerase, which yields MNIIRNEFEGLLVLEPKVFGDQRGFFMETWNQQRYRAAGITEDFVQDNVSFSRKDTLRGLHFQNPAAQGKLVMVLQGEIFDVVVDIRRQSPTFKRCFSLVLSAENKRQFYIPPGFAHGFAVLSETVLFHYKCTDYYSPKDEQAIRWNDPEFAIDWPVKTPILSQRDAQAPLLKDIPVERLY from the coding sequence ATGAATATCATTCGCAATGAGTTCGAGGGGCTGCTGGTGCTGGAACCGAAGGTATTCGGGGACCAACGCGGTTTTTTCATGGAAACCTGGAACCAACAGCGTTATCGGGCGGCGGGGATTACTGAGGATTTTGTCCAGGATAACGTTTCTTTTTCCCGCAAAGACACGTTGCGCGGGTTGCATTTTCAAAACCCGGCCGCCCAAGGCAAACTGGTGATGGTGTTGCAGGGGGAAATCTTTGACGTGGTGGTGGATATCCGGCGTCAATCGCCGACCTTTAAACGCTGTTTTAGCTTGGTGCTTTCCGCAGAAAATAAACGCCAGTTTTATATACCTCCTGGCTTTGCCCACGGCTTTGCGGTGTTGAGCGAGACGGTATTGTTCCATTACAAATGTACCGACTATTACTCGCCCAAGGATGAGCAAGCGATTCGCTGGAATGATCCCGAGTTCGCTATTGATTGGCCCGTCAAGACGCCCATTCTTTCCCAGCGGGATGCCCAAGCACCATTGCTCAAAGATATACCCGTCGAACGTCTCTATTAA
- the rfbD gene encoding dTDP-4-dehydrorhamnose reductase, translating into MDRPRVLIIGKNGQVGWELRRTLAPLGEVVAVDYPEIDFSQADSLRNWMREVRPRIVVNAAAYTAVDKAEKELDLAAKINALAPGILAEEAKRLGALLVHYSTDYVYDGAKREPYVETDATGPLSAYGRTKLDGDLAVQQVDGAHLIFRLCWVYGARGQNFMLTMMRLAREREQLRVVSDQFGSPTWSRMIAATTTLAVQQLLGQKDFNGRKGVYHLCSSGHTSWHQFADQIVRLMPEEGKKCRQVDAITTADYPTPARRPAYSVLSCDKLKHTFGLVLPTWEDSLRMVLDKQL; encoded by the coding sequence ATGGATCGGCCACGAGTCCTCATCATCGGTAAAAACGGCCAGGTCGGCTGGGAACTGCGTCGAACCCTGGCGCCTCTCGGCGAAGTGGTTGCGGTGGATTACCCGGAGATAGATTTTTCGCAGGCGGATTCGTTGCGCAACTGGATGCGGGAAGTGCGCCCGCGTATCGTTGTGAACGCTGCCGCCTATACTGCCGTGGACAAGGCGGAAAAGGAATTGGACCTAGCCGCTAAAATCAACGCCTTGGCACCCGGTATCCTGGCGGAGGAGGCGAAAAGACTTGGTGCTTTGTTGGTTCATTATTCCACCGACTATGTTTATGACGGAGCCAAGCGTGAGCCGTATGTGGAAACGGATGCCACTGGGCCGCTGAGCGCTTACGGTCGCACCAAACTGGACGGCGACCTGGCGGTGCAACAGGTGGACGGTGCGCATCTAATTTTCCGGTTATGCTGGGTATATGGCGCGCGTGGCCAGAATTTTATGCTCACCATGATGCGTCTGGCGCGCGAGCGCGAACAACTGCGCGTGGTGAGCGACCAGTTTGGTTCCCCCACGTGGTCTCGCATGATTGCCGCCACGACCACGTTGGCTGTGCAGCAACTGCTTGGCCAGAAAGATTTCAACGGGCGTAAAGGGGTGTATCACCTCTGTTCTTCCGGGCACACCAGTTGGCACCAATTTGCGGACCAGATCGTCCGCCTCATGCCGGAGGAAGGTAAGAAGTGCCGACAGGTGGACGCCATTACCACGGCGGATTACCCGACGCCCGCCCGGCGGCCCGCCTATTCGGTGCTATCGTGTGACAAATTAAAACATACCTTCGGGCTCGTGCTTCCAACGTGGGAGGACAGCTTGCGAATGGTGTTGGATAAACAACTATGA